In Solea senegalensis isolate Sse05_10M linkage group LG6, IFAPA_SoseM_1, whole genome shotgun sequence, one genomic interval encodes:
- the LOC122770653 gene encoding macrophage mannose receptor 1-like, translating to MHMQSLFLINPETLVTPIQTREQSCYMLCYRAMTMTRINFFIFLCTAVEADIGKHVFITEKKDWETARSYCRQHYTDLSMVYSQSDQDKLFEAAGGNYSKGWIGLYKDEQDTWQWSVGGEVPYLNWGTNQPNNLWQEQDAVHLFPSGKWNDWRRSTKMDFYCFHTITVVEMRSTWEEALEHCRESYTDLPSLLSETDRHLGQREIKKAQITDPVWIGLRFLNDRWMWTNNDSLVYEDWPEGDDHQCPERKRCGALTTDKMWVNLDCQDKLPFICI from the coding sequence AACAATCCTGCTACATGCTATGCTACAGAGCAATGACCATGACAAGAATCAacttcttcatttttctttgtacaGCTGTGGAGGCAGACATAGGAAAACACGTTTTTATTACAGAGAAGAAAGATTGGGAAACAGCTCGATCTTACTGTAGACAGCATTACACTGATCTTTCCATGGTTTATAGCCAGAGTGACCAAGACAAGCTTTTCGAAGCTGCAGGTGGAAACTATAGTAAGGGATGGATCGGTCTCTACAAAGATGAACAGGACACCTGGCAGTGGTCAGTAGGGGGAGAGGTCCCATACCTAAATTGGGGTACAAATCAACCAAATAATCTTTGGCAAGAACAGGACGCTGTACACCTATTCCCATCTGGAAAGTGGAACGATTGGAGAAGGAGTACAAAAATGGATTTTTACTGCTTCCACACCATAACTGTGGTGGAAATGAGAAGTACCTGGGAGGAGGCTCTCGAGCACTGCAGGGAGTCATATACTGATCTTCCCAGCCTGCTCTCTGAGACAGACCGTCACCTGGGCCAGAGAGAAATCAAGAAAGCCCAGATCACTGACCCAGTGTGGATTGGCCTGCGTTTTCTGAATGATCGCTGGATGTGGACGAACAATGACTCTCTGGTGTATGAAGACTGGCCCGAAGGAGACGACCACCAGTGTCCAGAGCGAAAACGCTGTGGTGCTCTAACCACAGATAAAATGTGGGTGAACTTGGACTGTCAGGATAAATTACCCTTCATCTGCATCTGA
- the LOC122771375 gene encoding CCN family member 1-like, whose amino-acid sequence MASVICLTVLTIAVITQVTAGCPAVCECPAGPLACPPGVSAVSDGCGCCKVCAAQLNQDCSSMRPCDHHKGLECNYGNDVTMTWGICRAKSEGRSCEYNGGIYQNGESFSAGCKHQCTCIDGAVGCAPLCHNTLPPASPSCPYPRLVRIPGQCCFSVDCHQGTWHLPPKHQVPPLQHHLPGAELYPAARQPENKLLLTNELADVKLRGWESEHGYKHVRVWNHVKEMKCQVQTTNWSPCSRSCGTGISSRVTNRNPRCKLERETRICTVRPCQGLAVKAKRGKKCSLTQKAPEPIRLSYGECASVRLYRPNYCSVCTNGRCCSPRHTRTVPVTFVCPDGERFQKSAMFILSCKCSNNCGHLNEVALPPQHWMYGDTHKYID is encoded by the exons ATGGCATCTGTGATCTGCTTGACTGTACTGACAATAGCCGTCATCACACAG GTGACCGCTGGCTGcccagcagtgtgtgagtgcCCTGCAGGGCCCCTCGCCTGCCCTCCGGGTGTGAGCGCCGTGTCAGACGGATGCGGCTGCTGCAAGGTGTGTGCTGCACAGCTGAACCAGGACTGCAGCTCCATGAGGCCGTGTGACCATCACAAAGGGCTGGAGTGTAATTATGGCAATGATGTAACCATGACCTGGGGCATCTGTCGAG CTAAATCTGAGGGACGATCATGCGAGTACAATGGAGGCATCTACCAGAATGGTGAGAGCTTCAGTGCTGGCTGTAAACACCAGTGTACCTGCATTGACGGCGCTGTTGGCTGTGCTCCGCTCTGCCACAACACTCTGCCGCCGGCTTCACCGTCCTGCCCTTATCCACGGCTGGTCAGGATACCTGGCCAGTGCTGCTTCAGTGTGGACTGTCATCAGGGCACCTGGCACCTCCCACCTAAGCATCAG GTTCCTCCACTACAGCACCACCTGCCCGGAGCTGAGCTCTACCCAGCTGCACGCCAACCTGAGAACAAGTTGCTTCTGACCAACGAGCTTGCAGATGTTAAGCTTAGAGGTTGGGAGAGTGAACACGGCTACAAACATGTGCGCG TGTGGAATCATGTGAAGGAAATGAAGTGCCAGGTGCAGACCACAAACTGGTCCCCGTGCTCCCGCAGCTGCGGGACGGGCATTTCATCTCGAGTCACCAACAGGAACCCTCGGTGTaagctggagagagagacgaggaTCTGCACCGTCAGGCCGTGCCAAGGCCTGGCCGTTAAAGCCAAG AGAGGAAAGAAGTGTTCCCTCACCCAGAAAGCGCCTGAGCCCATCCGGCTTTCCTACGGTGAATGTGCGAGTGTCCGCCTCTACCGGCCCAACTACTGCAGTGTGTGCACAAATGGACGATGCTGCTCGCCACGCCACACGCGCACTGTACCTGTGACCTTTGTTTGCCCAGACGGAGAGCGCTTTCAAAAGTCTGCCATGTTTATCCTGTCATGTAAATGCAGTAACAACTGTGGCCACCTCAATGAAGTGGCCCTCCCTCCACAGCACTGGATGtatggagacacacacaagtacataGACTAG
- the LOC122771374 gene encoding ATP-dependent RNA helicase DDX39A-like isoform X2 — MAENDVDNELLDYEEDDEPQGAPESGTPANKKDVKGSYVSIHSSGFRDFLLKPELLRAIVDCGFEHPSEVQHECIPQAILGMDILCQAKSGMGKTAVFVLATLQQIEPVDGQVSVLVMCHTRELAFQISKEYERFSKYMPTVKVSVFFGGLAIKNDEDVLKKNCPHIVVGTPGRTLALIRNKTLSVKNIKHFVLDECDKMLEQLDMRRDVQEIFRLTPHEKQVMMFSATLSKEIRPVCRKFMQDPMEVFVDDETKLTLHGLQQYYCKLRDSEKNRKLFDLLDVLEFNQVVIFVKSVHRCVALSQLLVEQNFPAIAIHRGMSQEARLSRYQQFKDFQRRILVATNLFGRGMDIERVNIVFNYDMPEDSDTYLHRVARAGRFGTKGLAITFVSDETDAKTLNEVQDRFEVNVAELPEEIDISSYIEQSR, encoded by the exons ATGGCTGAGAATGATGTTGACAATGAGCTTCTGGACTACGAGGAGGATGATGAGCCCCAGGGAGCACCAGAGAGTGGGACCCCAGCAAATAAGAAGGATGTGAAAGGGTCCTATGTATCTATCCACAGCTCTGGCTTCAGAGATTTTCTCCTCAAACCAGAGCTGCTTCGAGCCATTGTCGACTGTGGTTTTGAGCATCCCTCTGAAG ttcaaCATGAGTGTATTCCTCAAGCCATTTTGGGAATGGACATCCTGTGTCAAGCCAAGTCTGGTATGGGGAAGACGGCAGTGTTTGTTCTGGCCACACTGCAGCAGATAGAACCTGTGGATGGTCAG GTGTCTGTCCTTGTGATGTGCCATACACGAGAGTTGGCCTTCCAGATCAGCAAGGAGTACGAACGCTTCTCAAAGTACATGCCCACTGTCAAGGTGTCCGTGTTCTTCGGTGGCCTGGCTATTAAAAATGATGAGGATGTCCTGAAGAAGAACTGTCCTCACATCGTCGTGGGAACACCAGGGCGTACCCTAGCCCTCATCCGCAACAAGACCCTCAGTGTGAAGAACATAAAACACTTTGTGCTTGATGAGTGTGATAAGATGCTGGAGCAGCTGG ATATGAGGCGCGACGTCCAGGAAATTTTCAGGCTGACACCTCACGAGAAGCAAGTTATGATGTTCAGTGCAACTCTCAGCAAGGAGATTCGCCCCGTCTGCCGCAAATTCATGCAGGAT CCAATGGAAGTTTTTGTAGATGATGAGACCAAGCTGACACTTCACGGCTTACAGCAGTATTATTGCAAGCTGAGAGACAGCGAGAAGAACCGAAAGCTGTTTGACCTACTTGATGTGCTCGAGTTCAACCAG GTGGTGATCTTTGTAAAGTCTGTGCATCGCTGTGTGGCTCTGTCACAGCTGCTGGTGGAGCAGAATTTCCCTGCTATTGCCATCCACAGGGGAATGTCACAGGAGGCAAG GTTATCCCGGTATCAGCAGTTTAAAGACTTCCAGCGAAGGATCTTGGTTGCAACTAACCTGTTTGGCCGAGGCATGGACATCGAGCGAGTCAACATCGTCTTTAACTATGACATGCCAGAGGACTCTGACACTTACCTACACAGG GTGGCTCGTGCTGGCAGGTTTGGGACCAAAGGTCTGGCCATCACCTTTGTGTCAGATGAGACTGATGCTAAGACACTGAATGAGGTCCAAGACCGTTTTGAGGTCAATGTTGCAGAGCTCCCGGAGGAGATTGATATTTCTTCTTACA TTGAACAGTCGAGATGA
- the LOC122771374 gene encoding ATP-dependent RNA helicase DDX39A-like isoform X1, whose protein sequence is MRPNQIFLLSVEMAENDVDNELLDYEEDDEPQGAPESGTPANKKDVKGSYVSIHSSGFRDFLLKPELLRAIVDCGFEHPSEVQHECIPQAILGMDILCQAKSGMGKTAVFVLATLQQIEPVDGQVSVLVMCHTRELAFQISKEYERFSKYMPTVKVSVFFGGLAIKNDEDVLKKNCPHIVVGTPGRTLALIRNKTLSVKNIKHFVLDECDKMLEQLDMRRDVQEIFRLTPHEKQVMMFSATLSKEIRPVCRKFMQDPMEVFVDDETKLTLHGLQQYYCKLRDSEKNRKLFDLLDVLEFNQVVIFVKSVHRCVALSQLLVEQNFPAIAIHRGMSQEARLSRYQQFKDFQRRILVATNLFGRGMDIERVNIVFNYDMPEDSDTYLHRVARAGRFGTKGLAITFVSDETDAKTLNEVQDRFEVNVAELPEEIDISSYIEQSR, encoded by the exons ATGAGACCCAACCAGATTTTCCTGTTGTCAGTAGAGATGGCTGAGAATGATGTTGACAATGAGCTTCTGGACTACGAGGAGGATGATGAGCCCCAGGGAGCACCAGAGAGTGGGACCCCAGCAAATAAGAAGGATGTGAAAGGGTCCTATGTATCTATCCACAGCTCTGGCTTCAGAGATTTTCTCCTCAAACCAGAGCTGCTTCGAGCCATTGTCGACTGTGGTTTTGAGCATCCCTCTGAAG ttcaaCATGAGTGTATTCCTCAAGCCATTTTGGGAATGGACATCCTGTGTCAAGCCAAGTCTGGTATGGGGAAGACGGCAGTGTTTGTTCTGGCCACACTGCAGCAGATAGAACCTGTGGATGGTCAG GTGTCTGTCCTTGTGATGTGCCATACACGAGAGTTGGCCTTCCAGATCAGCAAGGAGTACGAACGCTTCTCAAAGTACATGCCCACTGTCAAGGTGTCCGTGTTCTTCGGTGGCCTGGCTATTAAAAATGATGAGGATGTCCTGAAGAAGAACTGTCCTCACATCGTCGTGGGAACACCAGGGCGTACCCTAGCCCTCATCCGCAACAAGACCCTCAGTGTGAAGAACATAAAACACTTTGTGCTTGATGAGTGTGATAAGATGCTGGAGCAGCTGG ATATGAGGCGCGACGTCCAGGAAATTTTCAGGCTGACACCTCACGAGAAGCAAGTTATGATGTTCAGTGCAACTCTCAGCAAGGAGATTCGCCCCGTCTGCCGCAAATTCATGCAGGAT CCAATGGAAGTTTTTGTAGATGATGAGACCAAGCTGACACTTCACGGCTTACAGCAGTATTATTGCAAGCTGAGAGACAGCGAGAAGAACCGAAAGCTGTTTGACCTACTTGATGTGCTCGAGTTCAACCAG GTGGTGATCTTTGTAAAGTCTGTGCATCGCTGTGTGGCTCTGTCACAGCTGCTGGTGGAGCAGAATTTCCCTGCTATTGCCATCCACAGGGGAATGTCACAGGAGGCAAG GTTATCCCGGTATCAGCAGTTTAAAGACTTCCAGCGAAGGATCTTGGTTGCAACTAACCTGTTTGGCCGAGGCATGGACATCGAGCGAGTCAACATCGTCTTTAACTATGACATGCCAGAGGACTCTGACACTTACCTACACAGG GTGGCTCGTGCTGGCAGGTTTGGGACCAAAGGTCTGGCCATCACCTTTGTGTCAGATGAGACTGATGCTAAGACACTGAATGAGGTCCAAGACCGTTTTGAGGTCAATGTTGCAGAGCTCCCGGAGGAGATTGATATTTCTTCTTACA TTGAACAGTCGAGATGA